Proteins encoded within one genomic window of Halomonas sp. YLGW01:
- the serB gene encoding phosphoserine phosphatase SerB, translating to MTRRLLIRATGQAHPGQLSGLGRALARAGARLLDINQSVTFDILSLEALVGLDHDSDLEAILGEAGDALGLDVQAVQVGAEDYQRWSTQESQPRLILTLLAPHLPAGILAEVGALTAEHGLTVELIHRLSGREPLDGGVAGEGDDRHPMGACVECWLRGEEVDLPALREKALALGAMHGVDIAIQEDSIWRRHRRLVCFDMDSTLIQTEVIDELARRHGVGDEVAAVTERAMRGELDFQQSFRERMSKLKGLDESVLADIAENLPLMDGVERLMHHLKRLGYRTAILSGGFTYFAHYLQQKLGFDEVHANELLIEDGKVTGEVREPILDAERKAYLLREIASREGLSLEQTIAVGDGANDLKMLATAGLGIAFRAKPLVREQANHSISTLGLDAVLYLIGYRQSDLEDAPVDATAGE from the coding sequence ATGACACGACGACTCTTGATTCGCGCCACGGGCCAGGCCCATCCCGGCCAGCTCTCGGGCCTCGGCCGCGCGCTGGCCCGGGCCGGGGCGCGCCTTCTGGACATCAACCAGAGCGTGACCTTCGACATCCTCTCGCTGGAGGCGCTGGTCGGGCTCGATCATGACAGCGACCTGGAGGCGATCCTCGGTGAGGCGGGCGATGCCCTGGGGCTCGATGTTCAGGCGGTGCAGGTCGGCGCCGAGGACTATCAGCGCTGGAGCACTCAGGAGAGTCAGCCGCGGCTGATCCTGACCCTGCTGGCGCCACATCTGCCGGCGGGCATTCTCGCCGAGGTCGGCGCGCTGACCGCCGAGCATGGCCTGACCGTCGAGCTGATCCATCGGCTCTCCGGCCGCGAGCCGCTGGATGGTGGCGTGGCCGGGGAAGGCGATGATCGCCATCCCATGGGGGCCTGCGTCGAGTGCTGGCTGCGCGGCGAGGAGGTCGACCTGCCGGCCTTGCGCGAGAAGGCCCTGGCACTGGGCGCCATGCACGGCGTCGACATCGCCATCCAGGAGGACTCGATATGGCGGCGCCATCGCCGCCTGGTGTGCTTCGATATGGACTCGACGCTGATCCAGACTGAGGTGATCGACGAGCTGGCGCGCCGCCACGGCGTAGGCGATGAGGTCGCCGCGGTCACCGAGCGGGCGATGCGTGGGGAGCTGGACTTCCAGCAGAGCTTTCGTGAGCGCATGAGCAAGCTCAAGGGCCTCGACGAGTCGGTGCTCGCCGACATCGCCGAGAATCTTCCGTTGATGGATGGCGTCGAGCGGCTGATGCATCACCTCAAGCGCCTCGGCTATCGCACCGCCATCCTCTCCGGCGGCTTCACCTACTTCGCGCACTACCTGCAGCAGAAGCTCGGCTTCGACGAGGTGCATGCCAACGAGCTCCTGATCGAGGACGGCAAGGTCACCGGCGAGGTGCGTGAGCCGATCCTCGATGCCGAACGCAAGGCGTATCTGCTGCGCGAGATCGCCAGCCGCGAGGGGCTTTCGCTGGAGCAGACCATCGCGGTGGGCGACGGTGCCAATGATCTGAAGATGCTGGCCACCGCGGGACTCGGCATCGCCTTCCGGGCCAAGCCGCTGGTGCGTGAGCAGGCCAATCACTCGATCTCGACCCTGGGGCTCGATGCGGTGCTCTATCTGATCGGCTATCGCCAGAGCGACCTGGAGGACGCCCCCGTTGACGCGACCGCTGGTGAATGA
- the parC gene encoding DNA topoisomerase IV subunit A: MTMDIQVAEGDVERLSLREYTEKAYLDYSMYVILDRALPHIGDGMKPVQRRIVYAMRELALNANAKYKKSARTVGDVLGKFHPHGDSACYEAMVLMAQPFSYRYPLVDGQGNWGSPDDPKSFAAMRYTEARLSKFSEVLLSELGQGTVDWTPNFDGTMNEPVVLPAKLPHVLLNGGTGIAVGMATDIPPHNVGEVVEATCHLLRQPEATTVDLLKYLPAPDFPSAAEIITPRSDLRKLYESGRGSVKLRARYTLEEGKVVITALPYQVSGAKVLEQIAAQMQAKKLPMVADLRDESTHETPTRLVIEPRSNRVDIEALMAHLFATSDLEKNIRVNMNVIGLDGRPRVMPLPQLLGEWLNFRRATVRRRLEHRLGKVEDRLHILEGLLAAYLNIDEVIRIIREEDEPKAALISAFDLSERQAEAILELRLRHLAKLEEVKIRGEQDALAAERKRLKTLLGSEEALTDLIEEELREAASEHGDARRAPLVERGEAKALSEVELLGADPVTVVLSEKGWIRSAKGHEIDPAGLSYKSGDRFHLAARGKTNQPLVLLDDTGRAYTLAAHNLPSARSQGEPITGRVNTAAGAHMAGLMLAPPDTRYLLASDGGYGFLARLEDLTGKNKAGKAILSVPKGCAVIPPQPVPSGEGVRVAAVSNEGRLLVFALEQLPEMTKGKGNKMLDIPGARAARREEFLRDLVLLPQDAALVVHAGKRKLTLKPSDLDYYTGERGRRGSKLPRGFQKVDRLAIDD, translated from the coding sequence ATGACCATGGATATCCAGGTGGCGGAGGGGGACGTCGAGCGTCTGTCCCTTCGCGAGTACACCGAAAAGGCGTACCTTGACTACTCGATGTACGTGATTCTCGACCGGGCATTGCCGCATATCGGCGACGGCATGAAGCCGGTGCAGCGACGCATCGTCTACGCCATGCGCGAGCTGGCCCTGAACGCCAACGCCAAGTACAAGAAGTCGGCGCGTACCGTCGGCGACGTGCTCGGCAAGTTCCACCCCCACGGTGACAGCGCCTGCTACGAGGCGATGGTGCTGATGGCTCAGCCGTTCAGCTATCGCTACCCGCTGGTGGATGGCCAGGGCAACTGGGGCAGCCCCGACGATCCCAAGTCCTTCGCCGCCATGCGCTACACCGAGGCACGGCTGTCGAAGTTTTCCGAGGTGCTGCTCAGTGAGCTCGGTCAGGGTACCGTCGACTGGACCCCCAATTTCGATGGCACCATGAACGAGCCGGTGGTGCTGCCGGCCAAGCTGCCCCATGTGCTGCTCAACGGCGGCACCGGCATTGCCGTGGGCATGGCCACCGATATCCCGCCGCACAATGTGGGGGAGGTGGTCGAGGCGACCTGCCATCTGCTGCGCCAACCCGAGGCGACGACCGTCGACCTGCTTAAGTACCTGCCGGCGCCGGACTTCCCCTCCGCGGCCGAGATCATCACCCCGCGGTCGGACCTGCGTAAGCTCTACGAGAGTGGCCGGGGCTCGGTCAAGCTGCGGGCCCGCTATACCCTGGAAGAGGGCAAGGTGGTGATCACCGCGCTGCCTTACCAGGTCAGCGGGGCCAAGGTGCTCGAGCAGATCGCCGCCCAGATGCAGGCCAAGAAGCTGCCGATGGTCGCCGATCTGCGCGACGAGTCGACCCACGAGACACCGACCCGGCTGGTCATCGAGCCGCGCTCCAACCGGGTCGATATCGAGGCCCTGATGGCGCACCTGTTCGCCACCAGCGACCTCGAGAAGAACATCCGCGTCAACATGAACGTGATCGGCCTCGACGGTCGGCCGCGAGTCATGCCGCTGCCACAGCTGCTCGGTGAATGGCTCAACTTCCGCCGCGCCACGGTGCGCCGGCGCCTCGAGCATCGCCTGGGCAAGGTCGAGGATCGCCTGCACATCCTCGAGGGCCTGCTGGCCGCCTACCTCAACATCGATGAGGTGATCCGCATCATCCGTGAGGAGGACGAGCCCAAGGCCGCGCTGATCAGCGCCTTCGATCTCTCCGAGCGCCAGGCCGAGGCGATCCTCGAGCTGCGCCTGCGCCACCTGGCCAAGCTCGAAGAGGTCAAGATCCGCGGCGAGCAGGATGCGCTGGCCGCCGAGCGCAAGCGCCTCAAGACGCTGCTGGGAAGCGAAGAAGCGCTCACCGACCTGATCGAGGAGGAGCTTCGCGAGGCCGCCAGCGAGCACGGCGATGCTCGCCGGGCGCCGCTGGTCGAGCGAGGCGAGGCCAAGGCCCTGTCCGAGGTCGAGCTGCTGGGGGCCGATCCGGTCACCGTGGTGCTTTCCGAGAAGGGCTGGATTCGCTCGGCCAAGGGCCACGAGATCGATCCCGCCGGACTCAGCTACAAGTCCGGCGACCGTTTCCATCTGGCGGCCCGGGGCAAGACCAATCAGCCGCTGGTGTTGCTCGACGACACCGGGCGGGCCTACACCCTGGCCGCCCACAACCTGCCCAGCGCCAGAAGCCAGGGCGAGCCGATCACCGGGCGAGTCAATACCGCGGCCGGGGCCCACATGGCCGGGCTGATGCTGGCGCCCCCCGACACCCGCTACCTGCTGGCGTCCGACGGTGGTTATGGCTTCCTTGCCCGCCTCGAGGACCTGACCGGCAAGAACAAGGCCGGCAAGGCGATCCTCTCGGTACCCAAGGGCTGCGCGGTGATTCCGCCCCAGCCGGTGCCGAGCGGTGAGGGCGTGCGGGTCGCCGCCGTCTCCAACGAGGGGCGCCTGTTGGTGTTCGCCCTCGAGCAGCTTCCGGAGATGACCAAGGGCAAGGGCAACAAGATGCTCGACATCCCCGGTGCCCGGGCCGCCCGGCGCGAGGAGTTCCTGCGCGACCTGGTGCTGCTGCCCCAGGACGCCGCACTGGTGGTGCATGCCGGCAAGCGTAAGCTGACGCTCAAGCCGAGCGATCTCGATTACTATACCGGCGAGCGCGGTCGCCGCGGCAGCAAGCTGCCACGCGGCTTCCAGAAGGTCGACCGCCTCGCCATCGATGACTGA
- the epmB gene encoding EF-P beta-lysylation protein EpmB produces the protein MITRSPANVQIATDLASSPASQPASPAWQRQLAEVIRDPAELCRRLGLDDDALPGARDGHALFEVRVPEAYLSRIRPGDPGDPLLRQVLPLGAEADTVNGFVADPLEEADHTPRRGLIHKYAGRVLLIASPACAINCRYCFRRHFPYQENSPSRAQWQETLDYLHGDPSIHEVILSGGDPLAASDRQLAWLVARLEEIPHLKRLRIHTRLPVVIPARIDEALLGWLGGTRLQKVVVLHANHAQEIDDAVVAACARLKAAGVTLLNQSVLLRGVNDSVEALAALSERLFEAEVLPYYLHVLDPVSGAAHFDVPDEEARALVTALRDHLPGFLMPRLVREVPGEASKTPL, from the coding sequence ATGATAACCCGAAGCCCTGCCAATGTGCAGATTGCAACCGATCTCGCCTCCTCGCCCGCCTCTCAGCCCGCCTCGCCGGCCTGGCAGCGCCAGCTGGCCGAGGTGATACGCGACCCCGCCGAACTGTGCCGCCGCCTGGGGCTTGACGACGATGCCCTGCCCGGTGCTCGAGACGGCCATGCGCTGTTCGAGGTGCGCGTTCCCGAGGCCTACCTCTCCCGCATCCGGCCGGGCGACCCAGGCGACCCTCTGCTGCGTCAGGTCCTGCCGCTGGGCGCCGAGGCCGATACGGTGAACGGCTTCGTCGCCGATCCCCTCGAGGAGGCCGACCACACCCCGCGCCGTGGGCTGATCCACAAGTACGCCGGCCGCGTGCTGCTGATCGCGAGCCCCGCCTGTGCCATCAACTGCCGCTACTGTTTCCGCCGGCACTTCCCCTATCAGGAGAACTCGCCCTCCAGGGCGCAGTGGCAGGAGACCCTCGACTACCTTCACGGGGACCCGTCGATCCATGAGGTGATCCTCTCCGGCGGCGACCCGCTGGCGGCGAGCGATCGCCAGCTCGCCTGGCTGGTCGCACGCCTCGAGGAGATCCCCCACCTCAAGCGGTTACGCATTCATACGCGCCTGCCAGTGGTGATTCCGGCCCGCATCGACGAGGCGCTGCTCGGCTGGCTGGGCGGCACCCGGCTGCAGAAGGTGGTGGTGCTGCACGCCAACCACGCCCAGGAGATCGATGACGCCGTGGTGGCAGCCTGTGCGCGACTGAAGGCCGCCGGCGTTACCCTGCTGAATCAGAGCGTGCTGCTGCGCGGCGTCAACGACAGCGTGGAGGCCTTGGCCGCGCTGTCGGAGCGTCTCTTCGAGGCCGAGGTGCTGCCCTACTACCTCCATGTGCTCGACCCGGTAAGCGGAGCCGCCCACTTCGACGTGCCCGACGAGGAGGCGCGCGCCCTGGTTACCGCACTGCGAGACCACCTGCCGGGCTTCCTGATGCCGCGACTGGTCCGCGAGGTGCCCGGCGAGGCCAGCAAGACCCCGCTGTAG
- a CDS encoding TIGR02647 family protein, whose product MPTSHFSPELFEEVKILGLFNLSTTQEGIKVHSNAAPEAIAATRRLHDKGLITQDDGGYLTSLGHDAAQHAQDLLTILTTETLAS is encoded by the coding sequence ATGCCGACATCTCATTTTTCGCCGGAGCTGTTCGAGGAAGTGAAGATCCTTGGTCTGTTCAACCTGTCCACGACCCAGGAAGGCATCAAGGTGCATTCGAACGCCGCGCCCGAGGCCATCGCCGCGACCCGTCGGCTTCACGACAAGGGGCTGATCACCCAGGACGATGGGGGCTATCTGACGAGCCTCGGTCACGATGCTGCTCAGCATGCCCAGGACCTGCTGACCATTCTCACCACGGAGACGCTCGCCAGCTGA
- a CDS encoding ion transporter, giving the protein MSEPFNTWQARFERLRANKLFETCVIAIIIVSALLIGAKTYEEQTSRFEQALYYFDWAVTLFFLAEILIRLAAERSVRDFFRSGWNIFDTLIVAASLIPLDDSEMVLLARLLRVFRVLRLVSLIPELRILLAALIKSIPRMGYVALLMFIIFYIYAALGSFLFHEVDPFLWDNISVAMLTLFRIATFEDWTDVMYATQELHAWSWLYYLTFIFLTAFIFLNMMIGIVLDVMQKESVQMEIETGTGEAGELHALRHDVRALSEQIARLEEGLSRER; this is encoded by the coding sequence ATGAGTGAGCCCTTCAACACCTGGCAGGCCCGCTTCGAGCGCCTGCGCGCCAACAAGCTGTTCGAGACCTGCGTGATCGCCATCATCATCGTCTCGGCCCTGCTGATCGGCGCCAAGACCTATGAGGAACAGACCAGTCGTTTCGAGCAGGCGCTCTACTACTTCGACTGGGCAGTGACGCTCTTCTTCCTCGCCGAGATCCTGATCCGCCTGGCCGCCGAGCGCTCGGTGAGAGACTTCTTCCGCAGCGGCTGGAACATCTTCGATACCCTGATCGTCGCGGCGAGTCTGATCCCGCTGGACGACTCGGAAATGGTGTTGCTGGCGCGCCTGCTGCGGGTCTTCCGGGTGCTGCGCCTGGTGTCGCTGATTCCCGAACTGCGCATTCTGCTGGCAGCGCTGATCAAGTCGATCCCTCGCATGGGCTACGTGGCCCTGCTGATGTTCATCATCTTCTACATCTATGCGGCCCTCGGTAGCTTCCTCTTTCACGAGGTCGACCCCTTCCTGTGGGACAACATCTCCGTCGCCATGCTGACGCTGTTTCGCATCGCCACCTTCGAGGACTGGACCGATGTCATGTACGCCACCCAGGAGTTGCACGCCTGGAGCTGGCTGTACTACCTGACCTTCATCTTCCTGACCGCCTTTATCTTCCTCAACATGATGATCGGCATCGTGCTGGACGTGATGCAAAAAGAAAGTGTTCAGATGGAGATCGAGACGGGGACCGGCGAAGCGGGCGAGCTGCATGCCCTGCGCCACGATGTCAGGGCCCTGAGCGAGCAGATCGCCCGCCTCGAGGAGGGGCTGTCCCGAGAGCGCTAG
- the leuA gene encoding 2-isopropylmalate synthase, whose amino-acid sequence MMLADPSTKYRPFVAVDLPDRQWPSRRIETPPLWCSVDLRDGNQALIDPMDLERKKRFFDLLVKVGFKQIEIGFPSASQIDFDFARELIEDDLVPDDVTIQVLTQARPHLIDRTFEALKGAKKAIVHVYNATDPVFRRVVFNVDKSDCIKIACDATALIRQRMEEAPETDWTFQYSPELFTTTEMDFAVEIVDAVMATYGATAEKPMIVNLPATVECATPNNYADQVEWFCRHISHRDHLIVSVHPHNDRGTGVAAAELTVMAGADRVEGTLFGNGERTGNVDIVTLAMNLYTQGVHPALDFSNITPIMREVEHCNQLPVHPRHPYVGDLVFTAFSGSHQDAIKKGMALRRDNPDAVWEVPYLPIDPMDVGRSYEAVIRVNSQSGKGGISYLLEQEHGIELPRRLSIEFSQVVQEVADRTGREITSQMIYQAFRDEYLEKDAPYGLINHRLSSEPDSPRVHLEALIEQQGERQTIRGEGNGPLAAFIKALVAHGVDAEIIDYHEHSRGQGADAEAIAYVEVRVGEEAIFGVGIDESITAASMKGVMGALNRHLADEPAAANVTAESLAGVK is encoded by the coding sequence ATGATGCTCGCCGACCCGTCCACCAAGTACCGTCCCTTCGTCGCCGTCGACCTGCCCGATCGCCAGTGGCCCAGCCGGCGTATCGAGACGCCGCCGCTGTGGTGCAGCGTGGACCTGCGCGACGGCAATCAGGCGCTGATCGATCCGATGGATCTCGAGCGCAAGAAGCGTTTCTTCGATCTGCTGGTCAAGGTCGGTTTCAAGCAGATCGAGATCGGCTTCCCGTCTGCCTCCCAGATCGACTTCGATTTTGCCCGCGAGCTGATCGAGGATGATCTGGTGCCGGACGATGTGACCATCCAGGTGCTGACTCAGGCGCGTCCGCATCTGATCGACCGTACCTTCGAGGCCCTCAAGGGTGCGAAGAAGGCCATCGTGCACGTCTACAATGCCACCGATCCGGTGTTCCGCCGCGTGGTGTTCAATGTCGACAAGAGCGACTGCATCAAGATCGCCTGTGATGCCACCGCCCTGATCCGCCAGCGCATGGAGGAGGCGCCGGAAACCGACTGGACCTTCCAGTACTCGCCGGAGCTGTTTACCACCACCGAGATGGATTTCGCCGTCGAGATCGTCGACGCGGTCATGGCCACCTACGGCGCCACCGCCGAGAAGCCGATGATCGTCAACCTGCCGGCGACCGTGGAATGCGCCACCCCGAACAACTATGCCGATCAGGTGGAGTGGTTCTGCCGTCACATCAGCCATCGTGATCACCTGATCGTCAGCGTGCACCCGCATAATGACCGCGGCACCGGCGTGGCCGCCGCCGAGCTGACCGTGATGGCGGGCGCCGATCGTGTCGAGGGCACCCTGTTCGGCAACGGCGAGCGCACCGGCAACGTCGACATCGTCACCCTGGCCATGAACCTCTATACCCAGGGCGTGCACCCGGCGCTCGACTTCTCCAACATCACCCCGATCATGCGTGAGGTCGAGCACTGCAACCAGCTGCCGGTTCACCCGCGCCATCCCTACGTTGGTGACCTGGTGTTCACGGCCTTCTCCGGTTCCCACCAGGATGCCATCAAGAAGGGCATGGCCCTGCGCCGTGACAATCCGGACGCGGTGTGGGAGGTGCCCTACCTGCCCATCGATCCGATGGACGTCGGCCGCAGCTACGAGGCGGTGATTCGCGTCAACAGCCAGTCCGGCAAGGGCGGCATCTCCTACCTGCTCGAGCAGGAGCACGGCATCGAGCTGCCGCGCCGCCTGTCCATCGAGTTCAGTCAGGTGGTCCAGGAGGTCGCCGATCGCACCGGTCGCGAGATCACCTCACAGATGATCTATCAGGCCTTCCGCGACGAATACCTGGAAAAGGACGCGCCCTATGGCCTGATCAACCATCGCCTGTCCTCGGAGCCGGACAGCCCGCGGGTGCATCTCGAGGCGCTGATCGAGCAGCAGGGTGAGCGTCAGACCATCCGTGGCGAGGGCAATGGACCGTTGGCCGCCTTCATCAAGGCGCTGGTGGCGCACGGCGTGGATGCCGAGATCATCGACTACCACGAGCACTCCCGCGGGCAGGGTGCCGACGCCGAGGCCATCGCCTACGTCGAGGTGCGTGTCGGCGAGGAGGCGATCTTCGGCGTAGGCATCGACGAGAGCATCACCGCCGCCTCCATGAAAGGCGTGATGGGCGCGCTCAACCGCCACCTGGCCGACGAGCCGGCGGCCGCCAACGTCACCGCCGAGAGCCTGGCCGGCGTGAAGTGA
- a CDS encoding diguanylate cyclase: protein MTPDAWLVHAAALHDDVYLLLDERLQVTRQLGHLPEGPAEPLPETALSACVAPESAEALETTLSSLLAERQSGEITTRWPDGSQTLWRAAPAATAGVVLSRVRSQRAPSEGGALMSMVDALPMMVASVDAELRYRFVNASYENFFGHSRDALRGRHIETILGEAALNRLIPIYERVLAGEQMQFEEALPLRDGSTMECRIQYVPDRAPDGRVTGFFAAIEDVSEYGATIRLLKQVHHIVHDTPIEHEGTVDELLTLALDYLGLEIGIISQVSGDTYTVRHVVSQHPDLKAGTQLPLGDTFCCLTLQADGVLGTVRAGEHPLFRGHPCYRHFPLESYIGVPLIIDGGVWGTLNFSSTEPRRAPFNELENELVRLVASAAEHLIAAQLQASRWAHEREHITSLAFTDALTGLPNRAALDEQLDTVAAQGTMHDHQSSVAIIDIDHFKRVNDNHGHDIGDRVLRALAGRLAQTVRDGDVIGRLGGEEFMVIMSDTSLEAATDIAERLRQAIQTMRVPMGDQAPLAITISLGVTVTRPDDTPEQIYRRADRALYAAKHQGRNRVEVR, encoded by the coding sequence ATGACGCCCGATGCCTGGCTCGTTCACGCCGCCGCCCTCCACGACGATGTCTACCTGCTGCTCGACGAACGGCTGCAGGTCACCCGCCAGCTGGGCCACCTGCCCGAGGGCCCCGCCGAGCCGTTGCCCGAGACGGCACTCAGCGCCTGTGTCGCCCCCGAGAGCGCAGAGGCCCTGGAGACCACCCTGTCGAGCCTACTGGCCGAGCGCCAGTCCGGAGAGATCACGACCCGATGGCCTGATGGCAGCCAGACCCTCTGGCGCGCCGCCCCTGCCGCCACCGCGGGGGTGGTGTTGAGTCGGGTACGAAGCCAGCGGGCACCGTCGGAGGGTGGTGCCCTGATGTCGATGGTCGATGCGCTGCCGATGATGGTGGCGAGCGTCGATGCCGAGCTGCGCTACCGTTTCGTCAATGCCAGCTACGAGAACTTCTTCGGCCACTCCCGGGACGCCCTTCGGGGCCGGCATATCGAGACGATCCTCGGCGAGGCCGCCCTGAACCGGCTGATACCGATCTACGAGCGGGTCCTGGCCGGCGAGCAAATGCAATTCGAGGAGGCCCTGCCCCTGAGAGACGGCAGCACCATGGAATGCCGAATCCAGTACGTGCCGGACAGGGCGCCGGACGGCCGCGTGACGGGCTTCTTCGCGGCCATCGAGGACGTCAGCGAGTATGGAGCGACCATCCGGCTGCTTAAGCAGGTGCACCACATCGTTCACGACACCCCCATCGAGCATGAAGGCACCGTCGATGAACTCCTGACCCTGGCGCTGGACTACCTGGGCCTCGAGATCGGCATCATCAGCCAGGTCAGTGGTGACACCTACACGGTGCGCCATGTCGTCAGCCAGCACCCCGATCTCAAGGCCGGGACCCAGCTTCCTCTGGGAGACACCTTCTGCTGCCTGACGCTCCAGGCCGATGGCGTGCTGGGCACCGTTCGGGCCGGCGAGCACCCGCTGTTCCGGGGCCATCCCTGCTATCGCCACTTTCCGCTGGAAAGCTACATCGGCGTGCCCCTGATCATCGATGGCGGTGTCTGGGGCACCCTCAACTTCTCGAGCACCGAACCGCGCCGGGCTCCCTTCAACGAGCTGGAGAACGAGCTGGTGAGGCTGGTCGCCAGCGCCGCCGAACACCTGATTGCCGCCCAGCTGCAGGCCAGCCGCTGGGCGCACGAGCGGGAACACATCACCAGCCTGGCCTTCACCGATGCCCTGACGGGCCTGCCCAACCGGGCGGCGCTCGATGAGCAGCTCGACACAGTGGCGGCTCAGGGCACCATGCACGACCACCAGTCAAGCGTCGCCATCATCGACATCGACCACTTCAAACGGGTCAATGACAACCACGGTCACGACATCGGCGACCGGGTCCTGCGAGCCCTGGCCGGCCGGCTGGCGCAGACGGTACGCGACGGCGATGTCATCGGGCGACTCGGCGGCGAGGAGTTCATGGTCATCATGAGCGACACCTCTCTCGAGGCCGCCACGGACATTGCCGAACGCCTGAGGCAGGCTATCCAGACCATGCGCGTGCCCATGGGCGATCAGGCGCCGCTCGCCATCACGATCAGCCTGGGCGTCACCGTTACCCGCCCCGATGACACCCCGGAGCAGATTTACCGGCGCGCCGACCGCGCCCTCTATGCCGCCAAGCATCAAGGACGCAACCGGGTCGAGGTCCGATAA